In Nocardioides cavernae, a single genomic region encodes these proteins:
- the ald gene encoding alanine dehydrogenase, with the protein MKVGVPKEVKNREYRVALTPIGVHELVQHGHEVVVQKTAGEGSQIPDEEYVAAGATMLDTADDVWGTADMVLKVKEPVAEEYERMREGQTLFTYLHLAADKPLTEQLMQRKVTAIAYETVQLPSGGLPLLYPMSEVAGCLAPQVGAHSLLKANGGRGVLMGGVGGVANAKVVIIGAGVSGQNAANIALGMGADVTLLDTDLDKLRMSFWRYNNRVHGLASSRLAIEQQVMEADMVIGAVLIPGAAAPKLVSNDLVSRMKPGSVLVDIAIDQGGCFEDSHATTHDDPTYEVHDSVFYCVANMPGAVPNTSTYALTNATLPYAVALADKGWQQALRDDRSLALGLNTHAGELTNAPVGEAVGIESVELDTVLG; encoded by the coding sequence ATGAAGGTCGGCGTACCCAAGGAAGTCAAGAACCGCGAGTACCGCGTGGCCCTGACCCCGATCGGCGTGCACGAGCTCGTCCAGCACGGCCACGAGGTCGTGGTGCAGAAGACCGCCGGCGAGGGCTCGCAGATCCCCGACGAGGAGTACGTCGCCGCGGGCGCCACGATGCTCGACACGGCCGACGACGTGTGGGGCACCGCCGACATGGTCCTCAAGGTCAAGGAGCCCGTCGCCGAGGAGTACGAGCGGATGCGGGAGGGCCAGACCCTCTTCACCTACCTCCACCTCGCCGCCGACAAGCCGCTGACCGAGCAGCTGATGCAGCGCAAGGTCACCGCCATCGCCTACGAGACGGTCCAGCTGCCCTCGGGCGGGCTGCCGCTGCTCTACCCGATGTCGGAGGTCGCGGGCTGCCTCGCACCCCAGGTCGGCGCGCACTCCCTGCTCAAGGCCAACGGCGGCCGCGGCGTCCTGATGGGTGGCGTCGGCGGCGTGGCCAACGCCAAGGTCGTCATCATCGGCGCCGGCGTCTCGGGTCAGAACGCCGCCAACATCGCGCTCGGCATGGGCGCCGACGTGACGCTGCTCGACACCGACCTCGACAAGCTGCGGATGTCGTTCTGGCGCTACAACAACCGGGTCCACGGGCTCGCCTCGTCCAGGCTCGCCATCGAGCAGCAGGTGATGGAGGCCGACATGGTGATCGGTGCCGTCCTCATCCCGGGCGCCGCGGCGCCCAAGCTGGTGAGCAACGACCTCGTCTCGCGGATGAAGCCGGGCTCGGTGCTGGTGGACATCGCGATCGACCAGGGCGGCTGCTTCGAGGACTCCCACGCCACGACGCACGACGACCCGACCTACGAGGTGCACGACTCGGTGTTCTACTGCGTGGCCAACATGCCCGGCGCGGTGCCCAACACCTCGACGTACGCCCTCACCAACGCGACGCTGCCCTACGCCGTGGCCCTCGCCGACAAGGGCTGGCAGCAGGCGCTGCGCGACGACCGGAGCCTCGCGCTCGGTCTCAACACCCACGCCGGCGAGCTCACCAACGCGCCGGTCGGCGAAGCCGTGGGTATCGAGTCGGTGGAACTCGATACCGTCCTCGGGTGA
- the xerD gene encoding site-specific tyrosine recombinase XerD translates to MSSGARLDRAVRTYLDHLAVERGLAVNTLSSYRRDLSRYDEFLTGQGIDDLDAVTEATVTAFLVSLREGSEGHPPLSATSAARTVVAVRGFHKFAVSDGLATTDPAAAVKPPTPAKRLPKALPLSDVEAILEAAGAPDTVLALRDRALLELLYGTGARISEAVGLDVDDLDQVDGTVLLRGKGGKERLVPVGGYARDAVAAYLTRARPELVGAGKGGPAMFLNSRGGRLSRQSAWAVLVKAADRAGVTASVSPHTLRHSFATHLLDGGADVRVVQELLGHASVTTTQVYTLVTVDNLREVFATAHPRARE, encoded by the coding sequence GTGAGCTCTGGGGCGAGGCTGGACCGCGCGGTCCGCACCTACCTCGACCACCTGGCGGTCGAGCGCGGGCTGGCGGTCAACACGCTGAGCTCCTACCGCCGTGACCTGTCCCGCTACGACGAGTTCCTGACCGGGCAGGGCATCGACGACCTGGACGCGGTCACCGAGGCGACGGTGACCGCGTTCCTGGTCAGCCTGCGTGAGGGGAGCGAGGGCCATCCGCCGCTGAGCGCGACGTCCGCCGCGCGGACGGTCGTGGCCGTGCGCGGATTCCACAAGTTCGCCGTCTCCGACGGCCTGGCGACGACCGACCCGGCGGCCGCGGTCAAGCCGCCCACGCCGGCGAAGAGGCTGCCCAAGGCGCTGCCGCTGTCCGACGTCGAGGCGATCCTCGAGGCGGCGGGAGCGCCCGACACCGTCCTCGCCCTGCGCGACCGGGCCCTGCTCGAGCTGCTCTACGGCACCGGGGCGCGCATCTCCGAGGCGGTCGGGCTCGACGTCGACGACCTCGACCAGGTCGACGGCACGGTGCTGCTGCGCGGCAAGGGCGGCAAGGAGCGGCTGGTGCCGGTCGGCGGCTACGCCCGCGACGCCGTCGCCGCCTACCTCACGCGTGCGCGACCCGAGCTGGTCGGTGCTGGCAAGGGCGGCCCGGCGATGTTCCTCAACTCCCGCGGGGGCCGGCTGTCGCGGCAGAGCGCGTGGGCGGTGCTGGTCAAGGCCGCCGATCGTGCCGGGGTGACCGCGTCGGTCTCCCCGCACACGCTGCGGCACTCGTTCGCCACCCACCTGCTCGACGGAGGCGCCGACGTGCGCGTCGTCCAGGAGCTCCTCGGGCACGCGTCCGTCACGACCACGCAGGTCTACACCCTCGTCACGGTCGACAACCTGCGCGAGGTCTTCGCCACTGCCCACCCGCGGGCCCGGGAGTAG